Proteins encoded together in one Deinococcus aerius window:
- a CDS encoding CBS domain-containing protein → MNVAALMTSPPVSVTPDHSLPDAARLMRQRGIRRLPVLDGPRLVGIVTDRDLREAMPGRVTTLSMWEATTQLAGVCVGEVMRRSVVTTTPDANARDAAYTLLRHRIGGMPVVDDSGAVVGMLTVTDLLHDYARTPEPLTKEPSRTDAPAGLEAPL, encoded by the coding sequence ATGAATGTCGCCGCCCTGATGACCTCTCCCCCCGTCTCCGTCACCCCCGACCACAGCCTGCCCGACGCGGCCCGGCTGATGCGGCAGCGGGGCATTCGCCGCCTGCCCGTGCTCGACGGCCCCCGCCTGGTCGGCATCGTGACCGACCGCGACCTGCGTGAGGCGATGCCGGGCCGGGTCACCACCCTGAGCATGTGGGAGGCGACCACGCAGCTCGCGGGCGTGTGTGTGGGCGAGGTGATGCGCCGCAGCGTGGTCACGACCACCCCCGACGCGAACGCCCGCGACGCGGCCTACACGCTGCTGCGCCACCGCATCGGCGGAATGCCCGTGGTAGATGACTCGGGTGCCGTGGTCGGGATGCTCACCGTCACCGACCTGCTGCACGACTACGCCCGCACGCCGGAGCCCCTGACCAAGGAACCCAGCCGCACGGACGCTCCCGCCGGGCTGGAGGCCCCGCTATGA
- a CDS encoding cytochrome c oxidase subunit II, which yields MTKGSRAPVPRLEHHTLERIETVWFGIAVAMAVLLFASVLASFVSGTYPALKGEGGHHITGVENGRLDPRNLAATPFAKPGLRENPDGSLEAFVVARAFAFEPAVLRVPAGRPITFHVTSADVLHGYQVEGTNINATAMPGQVASFTTTFRQPGELDTICNEYCGVGHHNMITRVIVEAPQQATTQP from the coding sequence ATGACAAAGGGTTCACGCGCCCCCGTCCCCCGGCTGGAGCATCACACCCTGGAGCGGATCGAGACCGTGTGGTTCGGCATTGCGGTGGCGATGGCCGTTCTCCTGTTCGCCAGCGTCCTTGCCAGCTTCGTCAGCGGCACCTACCCGGCCTTGAAGGGTGAGGGGGGGCACCACATCACCGGCGTGGAGAACGGGCGGCTCGACCCCCGCAACCTCGCCGCCACGCCCTTTGCCAAGCCCGGCCTGCGGGAGAACCCCGACGGCAGCCTGGAGGCCTTTGTCGTCGCGCGGGCCTTTGCCTTCGAGCCCGCCGTGCTGCGGGTGCCCGCGGGCCGCCCGATCACCTTCCACGTGACCTCCGCCGACGTGCTGCACGGCTACCAGGTCGAGGGCACCAACATCAACGCGACCGCCATGCCCGGCCAGGTGGCGAGCTTCACGACCACCTTCCGCCAGCCTGGCGAACTCGACACCATCTGCAACGAGTACTGCGGCGTCGGCCACCACAACATGATCACCCGCGTGATCGTGGAAGCGCCGCAGCAGGCCACGACCCAGCCCTGA
- a CDS encoding b(o/a)3-type cytochrome-c oxidase subunit 1 has product MTTSPVHAPPRRASAPGIPAPSGAVRQAPPITDAAYLASLKRVTQYYVVTAFLALFIGVMIGPLQALNYGGINLYDNPVVKAILKSYYQGLSLHGVLNALVFTQFFISGWMLYLPVRDLGARINMRFAWFTYILMTAGLLMAAVPLLTNRATLLYTFYPPMQGDALFYIGAAIMVGSSLLVVGQVVLMWWNWKRANPGKVTPLVTFMSVATWMMWSVASLGIVIEVVGMLIPWSLGLYRGVDPLLSKTLFWWTGHAIVYFWVLPAYISWYAFIPRHAGGRTVSEPITRLVFVIFLLNSTPVGIHHQYADPNISNVWKTIHMFLTFMIAVPSLLTAFSVTASLEDAARARGGRGLFGWTLKLPWGNAIFSAQVLAMISFILGGAGGIVNASSSFSPVVHNTAWIPGHFHITVGTATTLSFMGIALWLIPHLTGKRLPSMRVASAAVWTWFVGMMVFALGMHWQGLYGVTRRAQVSATAQDVYRDMPIAIPTALTAISGIILLVSALLYFYVLFRMLLSKRVENGENTPIPYSEAISPAGENLATASPLVRATEPLLALWVLALVLVLLMYGPVLARLLSNLELVPGWRLY; this is encoded by the coding sequence GTGACGACCTCTCCCGTTCATGCCCCGCCCCGCCGGGCCAGCGCCCCCGGCATCCCCGCCCCGTCCGGCGCCGTCCGCCAGGCCCCGCCCATCACCGACGCCGCCTACCTCGCCAGCCTGAAGAGGGTCACCCAGTACTACGTTGTGACGGCCTTCCTCGCCCTCTTCATCGGGGTGATGATCGGGCCGCTTCAGGCGCTGAACTACGGCGGGATCAACCTCTACGACAACCCGGTCGTCAAGGCCATTCTCAAGTCGTACTACCAGGGGCTCAGTCTCCACGGCGTCCTGAACGCGCTGGTGTTCACCCAGTTCTTCATCTCGGGCTGGATGCTGTACCTGCCGGTGCGCGACCTGGGCGCCCGCATCAACATGCGCTTCGCCTGGTTCACCTACATCCTGATGACGGCGGGGCTGCTGATGGCCGCCGTGCCGCTGCTCACCAACCGCGCCACCCTGCTGTACACCTTCTACCCGCCCATGCAGGGGGACGCCCTCTTCTATATCGGGGCCGCGATCATGGTGGGCTCCAGCCTGCTGGTGGTGGGGCAGGTCGTGCTGATGTGGTGGAACTGGAAGCGGGCGAACCCCGGCAAGGTCACGCCGCTGGTCACCTTCATGAGCGTCGCCACCTGGATGATGTGGTCGGTCGCCTCGCTGGGGATCGTGATCGAGGTCGTGGGGATGCTGATTCCCTGGTCGCTGGGCCTGTACCGGGGCGTGGACCCGCTGCTCTCCAAGACGCTGTTCTGGTGGACCGGGCACGCCATCGTGTACTTCTGGGTGCTGCCCGCCTACATCTCGTGGTACGCCTTTATCCCCCGGCACGCGGGCGGGCGCACGGTGTCCGAGCCCATCACGCGGCTGGTCTTCGTGATCTTCCTGCTGAACTCCACGCCCGTCGGCATCCACCACCAGTACGCCGACCCCAACATCTCCAACGTGTGGAAGACGATCCACATGTTCCTGACGTTCATGATCGCCGTGCCCAGCCTGCTCACCGCCTTCTCGGTGACGGCCTCGCTGGAGGACGCGGCGCGGGCGCGGGGCGGGCGCGGTCTCTTCGGCTGGACCCTCAAACTGCCCTGGGGCAACGCGATCTTCAGCGCGCAGGTCCTGGCGATGATCTCCTTCATCCTGGGCGGGGCGGGCGGCATCGTGAACGCCAGTTCCTCCTTCTCGCCGGTCGTGCACAACACGGCCTGGATTCCCGGGCACTTCCACATCACGGTGGGCACCGCGACCACGCTGAGCTTCATGGGCATCGCCCTGTGGCTGATTCCGCACCTGACGGGCAAGCGGCTGCCCAGCATGAGGGTCGCCTCGGCGGCGGTGTGGACCTGGTTCGTCGGCATGATGGTCTTCGCGCTGGGGATGCACTGGCAGGGCCTGTACGGCGTGACCCGCCGCGCCCAGGTCAGCGCGACCGCCCAGGACGTGTACCGCGACATGCCCATCGCCATCCCGACCGCCCTGACGGCGATCAGCGGCATCATCCTGCTCGTCAGCGCGCTGCTGTACTTCTACGTGCTGTTCCGCATGCTGCTCTCCAAGCGGGTGGAGAACGGCGAGAACACCCCGATCCCCTACAGCGAGGCGATCAGCCCGGCGGGGGAGAATCTGGCGACTGCGAGTCCCCTGGTGCGCGCGACCGAGCCGCTGCTGGCCCTGTGGGTGCTGGCGCTGGTCCTCGTGCTGCTGATGTACGGGCCGGTGCTCGCCCGCCTGCTCTCGAACCTGGAACTCGTCCCCGGCTGGAGGCTGTACTGA
- a CDS encoding c-type cytochrome: MSGDRSFTRGEITGALTFVVLAVAIGISSYRAGLNISGGTGGAGMTASAAPAPVNGQDLYASNCAGCHGAQAQGGVGPGLAETKAWADADFRQAVLHGQAPGGRTLSPVMPRFGDTGLGGEAPTEEQIDAIHAYVKGL; the protein is encoded by the coding sequence ATGAGCGGGGACCGTTCCTTCACCCGCGGAGAGATCACCGGGGCGCTGACCTTCGTGGTGCTCGCCGTCGCCATCGGCATAAGCTCATACCGCGCGGGCCTGAACATCTCGGGGGGCACGGGCGGGGCCGGGATGACCGCCTCAGCCGCCCCGGCCCCGGTGAACGGGCAGGACCTCTACGCCTCCAACTGCGCGGGCTGCCACGGGGCGCAGGCGCAGGGCGGAGTAGGTCCCGGTCTGGCCGAGACCAAAGCCTGGGCCGACGCCGACTTCCGGCAGGCGGTGCTGCACGGCCAGGCCCCGGGAGGCCGCACGCTCTCGCCCGTCATGCCCCGCTTCGGGGACACGGGCCTGGGCGGCGAGGCCCCCACCGAAGAGCAGATCGACGCCATCCACGCCTACGTGAAGGGGCTGTAG
- a CDS encoding DUF1990 family protein, translating into MSRLLRLLTLPAVALAAYALKGPPDPLRPSGPEDGVGPLTRRRYWVEVEGATRTPEAVAEHWRNHLPDHAPKWLAWFRGLDHPVPPVEKGDRLGIRMLLIRRGYVVVEHIDPLGFRVRTLRLHPDAGTSDFRVYPQEEPGRLVLQIESLLRTNSQFDRLAYIFGVHAAQRRNWELTLTSVAGYSGGRIVSRGHESLEMPQVAHSYTLPELPEAPVGLEPSSSAQT; encoded by the coding sequence ATGTCCCGACTGCTCCGCCTGCTCACCCTGCCCGCCGTGGCCCTGGCCGCCTACGCCCTGAAGGGCCCGCCCGACCCGCTGCGTCCCTCGGGGCCGGAGGACGGCGTGGGTCCCCTCACCCGCCGCCGCTACTGGGTGGAGGTCGAGGGCGCGACCCGCACGCCCGAGGCAGTGGCCGAGCACTGGCGCAACCACCTGCCCGACCACGCGCCGAAGTGGCTCGCCTGGTTCCGGGGGCTGGACCATCCCGTGCCGCCCGTGGAGAAGGGCGACCGCCTGGGGATTCGGATGCTGCTGATCCGCCGGGGGTACGTGGTCGTCGAACACATCGACCCGCTGGGTTTCCGGGTCCGCACCCTGCGGCTGCACCCCGACGCGGGCACCTCCGACTTCCGGGTCTACCCGCAGGAGGAGCCGGGCCGCCTGGTCCTCCAGATCGAGTCGCTGCTGCGAACCAACTCGCAGTTCGACCGCCTGGCGTATATCTTCGGCGTCCACGCGGCGCAGCGGCGCAACTGGGAACTCACCCTGACGAGCGTGGCGGGGTACAGCGGCGGGCGCATCGTCAGCCGGGGGCACGAGTCGCTGGAGATGCCGCAGGTGGCCCACTCCTACACCCTGCCCGAGTTGCCCGAGGCGCCGGTGGGGCTGGAACCGTCTTCCTCCGCGCAGACCTGA
- a CDS encoding GNAT family N-acetyltransferase: MTEGPLPRLARAEAASHAPYGGRGAAARFGPLAAVHAGPDLPVNTAWHDGSPGLGEAHLREFEVFCAEHGQRPTLHVLSHAAPPLLPLLSARGYTLGHVLHVYVHDLGTLPPPPALEVREEADAEVWADLSARGFGPGSEAIMHWVANAPGVRRLVAWVDGRPAGTAALSIREGVAALYGTSTLPEFRGRGAQTALLAARLHLATRLGADLASVFVTPGSGSERNVRRAGFAVSGARLTFVREGKSEQM; the protein is encoded by the coding sequence ATGACCGAAGGCCCCCTCCCCCGCCTGGCCCGTGCGGAGGCGGCCTCGCATGCCCCCTATGGCGGGAGGGGAGCCGCCGCGCGCTTCGGCCCGCTCGCGGCTGTCCACGCCGGGCCGGATCTCCCGGTGAACACAGCCTGGCACGACGGGAGCCCCGGGCTGGGCGAGGCCCACCTGCGAGAGTTCGAGGTCTTCTGCGCGGAGCACGGACAGCGGCCCACCCTGCATGTCCTCTCGCACGCCGCGCCGCCCCTGCTGCCGCTCCTGAGCGCGAGGGGCTACACGCTGGGACACGTTCTCCACGTCTACGTCCACGACCTCGGCACCCTCCCGCCGCCCCCGGCGCTGGAGGTTCGGGAGGAAGCCGATGCGGAGGTCTGGGCCGACCTCTCCGCGCGGGGATTCGGGCCGGGCAGCGAGGCGATCATGCACTGGGTAGCCAATGCACCCGGCGTGCGCCGCTTGGTGGCGTGGGTAGACGGCAGGCCCGCCGGAACCGCCGCCCTGAGTATTCGGGAGGGCGTGGCGGCCCTCTACGGCACCTCGACCCTGCCGGAGTTCCGGGGCAGAGGAGCGCAGACGGCCCTGCTCGCCGCGCGGCTGCACCTGGCCACCCGGCTGGGGGCCGACCTTGCCAGCGTGTTCGTCACGCCCGGCAGCGGCAGCGAACGCAACGTGCGGCGGGCGGGATTTGCGGTGTCGGGGGCGCGGCTGACGTTCGTGCGGGAGGGAAAGTCAGAGCAGATGTGA
- a CDS encoding HIT family protein, with amino-acid sequence MTEQTITHAPPGYVCPFCLLAAGVENEHVWSRESDVIYREEFALALIAAKQWPGTPGHVLIIPTAHYENLYVLPDAVGARVHALSRRVALAMKAAYGCAGISTRQHNEPAGQQDVWHSHLHVFPRWPDDSLYFTHGSVMPPEERAGYAARLKSHLL; translated from the coding sequence ATGACCGAACAGACGATCACGCACGCTCCGCCGGGGTATGTCTGCCCGTTCTGCCTGCTCGCCGCGGGCGTAGAGAACGAACACGTCTGGAGCCGGGAGAGCGACGTGATCTACAGGGAAGAGTTCGCGCTGGCCCTGATCGCCGCCAAGCAGTGGCCCGGGACGCCCGGACACGTTCTGATCATTCCCACCGCGCACTACGAAAACCTGTACGTCCTCCCCGACGCCGTTGGGGCACGAGTCCACGCGCTTTCCCGCCGGGTAGCCCTTGCCATGAAGGCGGCTTACGGCTGCGCGGGGATCAGCACCCGGCAGCACAACGAACCGGCGGGGCAGCAGGACGTGTGGCACTCCCACCTGCACGTCTTTCCCCGCTGGCCGGACGACAGTTTGTACTTCACCCACGGTTCGGTGATGCCGCCGGAGGAGCGGGCGGGATACGCCGCTCGGCTGAAATCACATCTGCTCTGA
- a CDS encoding NUDIX hydrolase, translating to MSKESYIRDLRDRIGTHPVNLVGAAGLVLNAAGELLFQRKCGTDRWTVPGGICELGEAFEDTLCRELREETALTVERAELLGVVSGGETFKRIGNGDEFYMYTAVYAVREWTGSPTPDGEESEELRFFGLDDLPPLAGPVGRRAVELLGNPVDR from the coding sequence GTGAGTAAAGAGAGTTATATTCGGGACCTGCGGGATCGGATCGGCACCCACCCGGTCAACCTGGTCGGGGCGGCTGGACTGGTCCTGAACGCAGCGGGCGAACTCCTGTTCCAGCGGAAATGCGGGACCGACCGCTGGACTGTTCCCGGCGGCATCTGCGAGCTGGGCGAGGCGTTCGAGGATACCCTATGCCGTGAACTACGAGAGGAGACGGCCCTGACGGTGGAGCGGGCCGAGCTGCTGGGGGTTGTGAGCGGGGGGGAAACCTTCAAGCGCATCGGGAACGGCGACGAGTTCTACATGTACACGGCGGTTTATGCGGTCCGCGAGTGGACGGGGAGTCCCACGCCCGACGGGGAGGAGAGCGAGGAACTGCGGTTCTTCGGGCTGGATGACCTTCCACCGTTAGCGGGGCCAGTCGGCAGGCGCGCGGTGGAGTTGCTGGGCAACCCTGTGGACAGGTGA
- a CDS encoding P1 family peptidase, protein MTLPNTTLTAVPGFRVGHWTDPVGLTGCTVILCPDVGAVASASFLGPSPGTREGVLLAPEKKVERVHALLLTGGSAFGLAAATGVVRVLEERGVGHETPWARVPIVPAAVIYDLGVGDPGARPGEREGEAAARSASGDPVERGRVGAGTGATAGKYLGQAFTVPGGLGSVCVERHGARVGALAVVNPIGDVLDERGGVLAGPGVGPGAAAFGGGAVTPGEVESTTLVAVVTEHTLTKNDARRLADAAQTALGRVIHPSHTFWDGDSAFVLSSCVLPPADPMLLGALVQEVVCAAVRDAVRSVSKEK, encoded by the coding sequence ATGACCCTGCCCAACACCACCCTCACCGCCGTTCCGGGTTTCCGGGTGGGCCACTGGACTGACCCTGTGGGCCTGACGGGCTGTACGGTGATCCTCTGCCCCGACGTGGGCGCCGTGGCCTCCGCCTCCTTCCTGGGGCCGAGCCCGGGCACGCGCGAGGGGGTGCTCCTCGCCCCCGAGAAGAAGGTCGAGCGCGTCCACGCCCTGCTGCTGACGGGCGGCAGCGCCTTTGGCCTCGCGGCGGCGACCGGGGTGGTGCGCGTGCTGGAGGAACGAGGCGTGGGCCATGAGACGCCCTGGGCGCGCGTGCCCATCGTCCCGGCGGCGGTGATCTACGACCTGGGGGTGGGCGACCCGGGGGCCAGGCCCGGCGAGCGGGAGGGCGAGGCAGCGGCGCGGTCGGCTTCGGGTGACCCGGTGGAGCGCGGGCGGGTCGGCGCGGGCACGGGCGCGACGGCGGGCAAGTACCTGGGGCAGGCGTTCACCGTGCCGGGCGGTCTGGGCAGCGTCTGTGTCGAGCGGCACGGCGCCCGGGTCGGTGCCCTGGCCGTAGTCAACCCCATCGGCGACGTGCTGGACGAACGGGGCGGGGTGCTGGCGGGGCCGGGGGTGGGACCGGGGGCCGCGGCCTTTGGAGGAGGCGCGGTCACCCCCGGCGAGGTCGAAAGCACCACCCTCGTCGCCGTCGTCACCGAACACACCCTGACGAAGAACGATGCCCGCCGCCTTGCGGATGCCGCGCAGACCGCGCTGGGCCGCGTGATCCACCCCAGCCACACCTTCTGGGATGGGGACAGCGCCTTCGTGCTGAGTTCCTGCGTATTGCCCCCCGCCGACCCCATGTTGCTGGGCGCGCTGGTGCAGGAGGTGGTCTGCGCGGCGGTGCGGGACGCAGTCAGAAGCGTAAGTAAAGAGAAGTAG
- a CDS encoding response regulator transcription factor — protein MDQRILLIEDNPDITRVVQYELEQAGYRVLTAPDGVTGLTSARENSPDLVILDLGLPDFDGAEIARRLRKTSSVPIIILTAMDAVDRKVNLLEAGADDYMTKPFHPEELVARVKVQLRHQQHGEVISIGALEIHPQKRLCHYNGHEVRLSPKEFDLLTFLARQPGRVYSRQEIEREVWNGELPSNSNVVDVHMANMRAKLRDLDGYGIIRTVRGIGYALKTP, from the coding sequence ATGGACCAGCGCATTCTCTTGATCGAAGACAACCCCGACATCACCCGTGTCGTCCAGTACGAGCTGGAGCAGGCGGGCTACCGGGTCCTGACCGCGCCGGACGGCGTCACGGGCCTGACCAGCGCGCGGGAGAACAGCCCCGACCTCGTGATCCTCGACCTCGGGCTGCCCGACTTCGATGGGGCCGAGATCGCCCGCCGCCTGCGCAAGACGAGCAGCGTGCCCATCATCATCCTGACCGCGATGGACGCCGTGGACCGCAAGGTCAACCTGCTGGAGGCGGGCGCGGACGATTACATGACCAAGCCCTTCCACCCGGAGGAACTCGTCGCCCGGGTCAAGGTGCAGCTCCGTCACCAGCAGCACGGGGAAGTCATCTCCATCGGGGCGCTCGAAATTCACCCCCAGAAGCGGCTGTGCCACTACAACGGCCACGAGGTCCGCCTCTCGCCCAAGGAGTTCGACCTGCTGACCTTCCTCGCGCGCCAGCCCGGCCGGGTCTACTCCCGCCAGGAGATCGAGCGCGAGGTCTGGAATGGCGAGCTGCCCAGCAACTCCAACGTGGTGGACGTGCATATGGCGAATATGCGGGCCAAACTGCGCGATCTGGACGGGTACGGGATTATCCGCACGGTGCGGGGGATCGGGTACGCGCTGAAGACGCCGTAG
- a CDS encoding alpha/beta fold hydrolase — MTSSDEPNFERLNGADLYFEVTGPEDTPGDEPPVVFLHGGPGYNSYSFRELFGERLAGRRVVYLDQRGSGRSGPLADTDQGAATLDLDTLVADVEALREHLGAERLVPLGHGFGALVALEYARRYPTRTARVIVVNPWVHFPELALTLLREASALRGVPLDDPAGELRARTPEGEYPQVGGARVEAAFGLLNARDLLNAMQFRDIQSRMRLEFTDTEGQLAGGGEVQEALVNQGLWEFEYPPFLQELRRPLFVIAGVHDRTSYPEQVEWLADLGGADVTVLDAGHYPWLDDEDAFAEALEEALTR; from the coding sequence ATGACCTCGTCCGACGAGCCCAACTTTGAGCGCCTGAACGGGGCGGACCTGTACTTCGAGGTGACCGGGCCGGAGGACACGCCCGGGGACGAGCCGCCGGTCGTGTTCCTGCACGGCGGCCCCGGCTACAACAGCTACTCGTTCCGGGAACTGTTCGGCGAGCGCCTGGCGGGGCGGCGGGTGGTGTATCTCGACCAGCGCGGCTCGGGGCGCAGTGGCCCGCTCGCGGACACCGACCAGGGCGCCGCCACCCTCGACCTCGACACCCTCGTGGCCGATGTGGAGGCGCTGCGCGAACACCTCGGCGCGGAACGCCTCGTCCCCCTGGGCCACGGCTTCGGGGCGCTTGTGGCGCTGGAGTACGCCCGGCGCTACCCCACGCGCACGGCCCGGGTGATCGTGGTCAACCCCTGGGTCCACTTTCCCGAACTCGCCCTGACGCTGCTGCGCGAGGCCTCGGCGCTGCGGGGGGTGCCGCTCGACGACCCGGCAGGGGAACTCCGCGCCCGCACACCCGAGGGCGAGTACCCCCAGGTCGGTGGGGCGCGGGTGGAGGCCGCCTTCGGCCTGCTCAACGCCCGCGACCTGCTCAACGCCATGCAGTTCCGCGACATCCAGAGCCGCATGCGCCTGGAATTCACCGACACCGAGGGCCAACTCGCGGGCGGCGGCGAGGTGCAGGAGGCGCTGGTGAACCAGGGCCTGTGGGAGTTCGAGTACCCGCCCTTCCTCCAGGAGCTGCGCCGCCCCCTCTTCGTGATCGCCGGAGTTCACGACCGCACCAGCTATCCCGAACAGGTCGAGTGGCTCGCCGACCTTGGCGGCGCAGACGTGACCGTCCTCGACGCCGGGCATTACCCCTGGCTCGACGACGAGGACGCCTTCGCCGAGGCGCTGGAGGAGGCGCTGACCCGCTGA
- a CDS encoding sugar phosphate nucleotidyltransferase, with product MKGVILAAGRGSRLLPVSAGRPKHAVPIAGVPIITRAVRALRAAGVEEVAVVTSPAAEAHLRAATREEGPLTFLRQEEPRGTGHAVLAAREFLGGSPALLYLGDNLFADTLTPLREALDGADAALGVKRVPDPSAYGVATVQGGLLTRLDEKPRRPASDLAACGVFAFHPHVLDEVARLGPSERGEIEFPQALLRVIAAGGRVRAVPFAGFWSDAGTPADLLTASAHFLGGLRPRTEGTVRGSALTGPVVIEEGATVEDSSLTGPVLIQTGATVRGCTLGPHVSIGPHARVEEARLSDTLIDEYATVLRPARPLVRAVIGRHATVTAPSDAGPQVVVGDYSVLRL from the coding sequence ATGAAAGGCGTGATCCTCGCTGCCGGGCGCGGCAGCCGTCTCCTCCCCGTCAGTGCCGGGCGGCCCAAACACGCCGTGCCCATCGCGGGCGTCCCCATCATCACCCGGGCGGTGCGGGCCCTGCGGGCGGCGGGCGTGGAGGAGGTCGCCGTGGTCACCAGCCCGGCGGCCGAGGCCCACCTGCGCGCCGCGACCCGGGAGGAGGGTCCCCTGACCTTCCTGCGCCAGGAGGAGCCGCGCGGCACCGGGCACGCGGTCCTCGCCGCCCGGGAATTTCTGGGGGGCAGTCCGGCCCTGCTGTACCTGGGGGACAACCTCTTCGCCGACACCCTGACGCCGCTGCGCGAGGCGCTGGACGGGGCCGACGCCGCCCTGGGCGTCAAGCGGGTGCCCGATCCCAGCGCCTACGGGGTGGCGACCGTGCAGGGGGGCCTGCTCACCCGGCTGGACGAGAAGCCGCGCCGCCCGGCGAGCGACCTGGCGGCCTGCGGGGTGTTCGCCTTTCACCCCCACGTGCTCGACGAGGTCGCGCGCCTGGGACCCAGCGAGCGCGGCGAGATCGAATTTCCCCAGGCCCTGCTGCGCGTGATCGCGGCGGGCGGGCGGGTGCGGGCCGTGCCCTTCGCGGGCTTCTGGAGCGACGCGGGCACGCCCGCCGACCTGCTGACGGCGAGCGCCCACTTCCTGGGTGGCCTGCGCCCCCGCACGGAGGGCACCGTGCGCGGCAGTGCCCTGACTGGCCCCGTGGTGATCGAGGAGGGCGCGACGGTGGAGGACTCCTCCCTGACCGGGCCCGTCCTGATTCAGACCGGGGCGACGGTGCGCGGCTGCACGCTGGGCCCCCATGTGAGCATCGGCCCACACGCGCGGGTGGAGGAGGCCCGCTTGTCCGACACCCTCATCGACGAGTACGCGACGGTCCTCCGGCCTGCCCGGCCCCTCGTCCGCGCGGTGATTGGGCGGCACGCGACTGTCACCGCTCCCAGCGACGCGGGCCCGCAGGTCGTGGTGGGCGATTACAGTGTGCTGCGGCTCTAG
- a CDS encoding IclR family transcriptional regulator produces the protein MLSLQKAASILGAFSAEQPEWGVRALAAHLTVPRATAHAYLAGLTDAGFLRRTPAGKYRLSWHIAEMGAHLTSALPWFQDARALITRLALEVRSVAFLCILEGEEVVCAIRERHPDADIDLPLDIYLPATATASGKILYAHADLQPHEFAALTVNSITTPDEWRTEVARVRRRGYAYSIEEWIMGQCTLGVPYRHGGQVVAAIGVQMSARRYLREERSIRERVLSIVQEEDRG, from the coding sequence GTGCTGTCCCTTCAAAAAGCCGCGAGCATCCTGGGCGCCTTCAGCGCCGAGCAGCCCGAGTGGGGCGTGCGGGCGCTGGCCGCGCACCTGACAGTCCCGCGCGCGACGGCCCACGCCTACCTCGCGGGCCTGACTGACGCGGGCTTCCTGCGGCGCACGCCCGCCGGGAAATACCGCCTCTCCTGGCACATCGCGGAGATGGGCGCGCACCTCACCTCTGCCCTGCCCTGGTTTCAGGACGCCCGCGCGCTGATCACCCGCCTGGCGCTGGAGGTCCGCTCGGTGGCCTTCCTGTGCATCCTGGAGGGCGAGGAGGTCGTGTGCGCGATCCGCGAGCGCCACCCCGACGCCGACATCGACCTGCCCCTGGACATCTATCTGCCCGCCACCGCCACGGCCAGCGGCAAGATTTTGTACGCCCACGCCGACCTTCAACCGCACGAGTTCGCCGCCCTGACGGTCAACAGCATCACCACCCCCGACGAGTGGCGCACCGAGGTGGCCCGGGTCCGCCGCCGGGGCTACGCCTACTCCATCGAGGAGTGGATCATGGGGCAGTGCACCCTGGGCGTCCCCTACCGCCACGGCGGCCAGGTCGTCGCCGCGATCGGCGTGCAGATGAGCGCCCGGCGTTACCTGCGCGAGGAACGCAGCATCCGCGAGCGCGTGCTCAGCATCGTGCAGGAGGAGGACCGGGGCTGA
- a CDS encoding ribbon-helix-helix protein, CopG family, with the protein MPKAIKVSVNLAEQDVEFLEKVAQATGMSMSAVIRHAIGLERLAQEVRENRKMKLLLEDGCRMYLVQL; encoded by the coding sequence ATGCCGAAGGCCATCAAAGTTTCTGTGAATCTTGCGGAACAGGACGTTGAATTCCTGGAAAAGGTAGCTCAGGCTACGGGAATGTCAATGTCTGCTGTCATTCGTCATGCTATCGGGCTCGAACGGCTTGCTCAGGAGGTGCGGGAGAACAGGAAGATGAAACTACTTCTTGAAGACGGATGTAGAATGTACCTTGTTCAGCTTTAA